The following are encoded together in the Acidobacteriota bacterium genome:
- a CDS encoding alpha/beta fold hydrolase: MNPRLLRDSVPAALPLWREAFAAVEFSFLPFTPIFHGIGAPRGDGAAVIVVPGFTGTDGYLAPMRGWLRRIGYRAHPSGIGHNADCLERLGGRLVETLEETAGKTGRRVHLVGHSLGGMLSRGVACLRPDLIASVTTMGSPIRGVRSHPLVMRMAEAVRRRVVDQDDAREPACFSGDCRCDLVRAVQSTFPDEVPQLAIFTRRDGVVAWRYTRLHDPAQNREVPGTHSGLAANPLAYYHLARFLKRHPSPALDRETSP; this comes from the coding sequence GTGAACCCGCGTCTCCTGCGGGACTCGGTGCCGGCGGCCCTGCCGCTGTGGCGCGAGGCGTTCGCGGCCGTAGAGTTCTCCTTCCTGCCGTTCACGCCGATCTTCCACGGCATCGGCGCGCCGCGCGGCGACGGCGCCGCGGTCATCGTCGTTCCCGGCTTCACCGGCACCGACGGTTACCTGGCGCCGATGCGCGGTTGGCTCCGCCGCATCGGCTATCGCGCCCATCCCTCCGGCATCGGGCACAACGCCGACTGCCTCGAGCGCCTGGGCGGCCGGCTGGTCGAAACGCTCGAGGAGACCGCCGGCAAGACGGGCCGCCGGGTTCACCTGGTCGGCCACAGCCTGGGGGGCATGCTGTCGCGCGGCGTGGCGTGCCTGCGTCCGGACCTGATCGCGTCCGTCACGACAATGGGCTCGCCGATCCGCGGCGTCCGCTCACATCCCCTGGTGATGCGCATGGCGGAAGCCGTTCGCCGCCGCGTCGTCGACCAGGACGACGCCCGGGAGCCCGCCTGCTTCTCCGGCGACTGCCGCTGCGACCTCGTTCGCGCGGTTCAGAGCACGTTCCCGGACGAGGTGCCGCAACTCGCCATCTTCACGCGGCGGGACGGCGTCGTCGCCTGGCGCTACACCCGGCTTCACGACCCGGCACAGAACCGCGAAGTCCCCGGCACCCACTCCGGCCTGGCCGCCAATCCCCTCGCCTACTACCACCTCGCCCGCTTCCTGAAGCGCCATCCGAGCCCCGCACTGGATCGGGAGACCAGCCCGTGA
- a CDS encoding wax ester/triacylglycerol synthase family O-acyltransferase, giving the protein MATELNRFLTPLDATFLYVERPNETMHIGGCMVYEGEFSREYMVEQIAARMHLLPRYRQRVLFPPFLVSHPAWVDDPSFNLENHVEEVWIPEDADHQVLASAAAEAYSGMLDRNRPLWKGILLRGIPGHTAVVWKIHHAMVDGVSGVDLSMVLSDLSPTDELPEPTAETWAPKPLPDSLSLLQEAMQHRLGELSRSWSDAAFDAMRPNLVADRMREMVAASTATLPAAAPAPRTIFNRPVSKERGFAWAQFSFPAMRAVKSALGGTVNDVVLTVLAGGIGRYLRARGQDPKGLELRAMCPVSMRQKDERGQLGNLVSNMIAPLFVGVDDPVERLGKEREAMNRLKEAGQAKAFYQMTQFGERVPPLMAAIGATMPFSQTLFNTVSTNVPGPMIPLYFGRHKLVDWLPLGIVSNNIGLFVAILSYNQRITLGMTVDAKLIPDAWRLAECLEESYAELREAAGVEDEEPLGARCFASAAPEAEAPEPPATPELVTASDPDATSDPDDPLRGVA; this is encoded by the coding sequence ATGGCCACGGAATTGAACCGATTCCTGACCCCTCTCGACGCCACCTTCCTCTATGTCGAACGCCCCAACGAGACGATGCACATCGGCGGCTGCATGGTCTACGAAGGCGAATTCTCGCGCGAGTACATGGTCGAGCAGATTGCGGCCCGCATGCACCTGCTGCCGCGCTACCGCCAGCGCGTGCTGTTCCCGCCCTTCCTCGTCTCCCACCCGGCGTGGGTGGACGACCCGTCGTTCAACCTGGAGAATCACGTCGAGGAAGTCTGGATCCCGGAGGACGCCGACCACCAGGTGCTCGCCAGCGCCGCCGCCGAGGCGTACAGCGGAATGCTCGACCGGAACCGGCCGCTCTGGAAGGGGATTCTGCTGCGGGGCATTCCCGGCCACACCGCGGTGGTCTGGAAGATCCACCACGCGATGGTCGACGGCGTCTCGGGAGTCGATCTGTCGATGGTGCTGAGCGACCTCTCGCCCACGGACGAGTTGCCGGAGCCTACGGCCGAGACCTGGGCGCCGAAGCCGCTGCCCGACTCCCTGAGCCTGCTCCAGGAGGCCATGCAGCATCGTCTCGGCGAGCTGAGCCGGTCGTGGAGCGACGCCGCCTTCGACGCCATGCGGCCCAACCTGGTGGCCGATCGCATGCGCGAGATGGTGGCTGCCAGCACCGCGACCCTGCCGGCCGCCGCCCCGGCCCCGCGCACCATCTTCAACCGGCCGGTGAGCAAGGAGCGCGGCTTCGCCTGGGCCCAGTTCTCCTTCCCGGCGATGCGCGCCGTGAAGTCGGCCCTCGGCGGCACCGTGAACGACGTCGTGCTCACCGTGCTCGCCGGCGGCATCGGCCGGTACCTGCGGGCCCGCGGCCAGGACCCGAAGGGACTCGAACTGCGCGCCATGTGTCCCGTCAGCATGCGCCAGAAGGACGAACGAGGCCAGCTCGGCAATCTCGTCTCGAACATGATCGCACCGCTCTTCGTCGGCGTCGACGATCCCGTCGAACGCCTCGGCAAGGAACGGGAGGCGATGAACAGGCTGAAGGAAGCCGGACAGGCGAAGGCCTTCTACCAGATGACCCAGTTCGGCGAACGGGTGCCGCCGCTCATGGCCGCGATCGGCGCGACGATGCCCTTCTCCCAGACCCTGTTCAACACCGTGTCGACGAACGTGCCCGGGCCGATGATCCCGCTCTACTTCGGCCGCCACAAGCTGGTCGACTGGCTGCCGCTGGGCATCGTCTCGAACAACATCGGTCTGTTCGTGGCCATCCTGAGCTACAACCAGCGGATTACCCTGGGAATGACGGTAGACGCGAAGCTGATCCCCGACGCCTGGCGACTCGCCGAGTGTCTGGAAGAGTCCTACGCCGAACTCCGCGAGGCGGCCGGCGTGGAGGACGAGGAGCCGCTGGGGGCACGTTGCTTCGCCTCCGCGGCGCCCGAGGCGGAGGCTCCCGAGCCGCCTGCCACGCCCGAACTCGTTACCGCCTCCGACCCGGACGCGACGTCCGACCCGGACGATCCCCTCCGAGGCGTCGCCTAG
- a CDS encoding glycosyltransferase family 39 protein: protein MNAAEAASHRDPEGISPSTTRLQKWLLGLLLLWALAVRVLFSWPDPTMNRLWDERYNAGNVAAIVAHDQWRPVRTHYPTLSYLPHAATLKVYETARSLPSLSSWPTTFRIAPDGRPYLTRIAVRYSRIIQTLLGTASLFVVFLIGRRLFGPWVGLGAASLLAVAPWHLRQSGVFKPDIMLVLTAALTLYAILAARRSEGLRAYAIAGAMVGATAAAKWNGAALALPLLLAIALGGVRDIGLLFRRTAVAAAGGAGLLLLLNPWLVLAPEMYRRHLGNTVSHYRERLAEVGAGLFDQPLNAVTSLAGSVYFSPVLGACGLLGLGWMFVLAVRSRRGFSRPLPGAAGDATAGDAWILAVLFGGYVGSLWIVTRYPKPPNWLIVAPVVALAGAWFIGRLASAARALPETRFTVAGLAILATVAGLAGLDKARFVHATVYDVNVPLTSAEAARTAGRPKPLRGRTFISELPLGIQDFDPRIWDGNYVSTLIRTENIAAESAYEWQAADVLLFPASRLAPGQDSVYRELTAERPGATVQRFEPSLFRLRGEPVVLVRHSFAAVEPPAAAGFSAAGEGLYDIDPAALHPQAGTAEAARHLVSLEIAVRTPTRDDVRISIEVAGDSMPCRHTQRGRERRRCLTPRFEPPRSPVRILVEPTREVIDVTRFYWRRPG from the coding sequence ATGAACGCGGCAGAGGCGGCGAGCCACCGGGACCCGGAAGGGATCTCGCCCTCCACGACCAGGCTGCAGAAGTGGCTCCTCGGCCTGCTGCTCCTGTGGGCACTCGCCGTCCGCGTGCTCTTCAGTTGGCCGGACCCCACGATGAACCGGCTCTGGGACGAGCGCTACAACGCCGGCAACGTCGCCGCGATCGTGGCTCACGACCAGTGGCGGCCGGTACGCACCCACTATCCGACGCTCTCCTACCTGCCCCACGCGGCGACCCTCAAGGTGTACGAGACGGCTCGCTCGCTGCCATCGCTCTCCTCCTGGCCTACCACGTTCAGGATCGCGCCGGATGGGCGGCCATATCTCACCCGGATCGCCGTGCGGTACTCCCGGATCATTCAGACCCTTCTGGGCACCGCCTCGCTGTTCGTCGTGTTCCTGATCGGACGGCGGCTGTTCGGTCCCTGGGTGGGCCTGGGCGCGGCCTCCCTGCTCGCCGTCGCCCCCTGGCACCTGCGGCAATCGGGGGTGTTCAAGCCCGACATCATGCTGGTCCTGACCGCCGCGCTGACCCTCTACGCGATCCTCGCCGCGCGGCGAAGCGAGGGTCTCCGGGCGTACGCGATCGCCGGCGCCATGGTCGGCGCCACGGCCGCCGCCAAGTGGAACGGCGCGGCGCTCGCGTTGCCGCTGCTCCTCGCCATCGCCCTGGGCGGCGTCCGCGACATCGGCCTGCTGTTCCGCCGCACCGCGGTCGCGGCCGCCGGCGGTGCGGGCTTGCTGCTCCTGCTCAATCCCTGGCTGGTCCTGGCGCCCGAGATGTACCGGCGCCATCTCGGCAACACTGTGAGTCACTACCGGGAACGGCTCGCCGAAGTCGGCGCGGGCCTCTTCGACCAACCGCTGAACGCGGTGACCAGCCTCGCCGGCAGCGTCTACTTCAGCCCCGTACTGGGTGCATGCGGGCTCCTCGGCCTGGGCTGGATGTTCGTTCTCGCAGTCCGCTCCCGGCGCGGGTTCAGTCGACCCCTGCCGGGCGCGGCCGGAGACGCAACCGCCGGAGACGCCTGGATCCTGGCCGTCCTCTTCGGCGGCTACGTCGGCTCGCTGTGGATCGTCACCCGCTATCCGAAGCCGCCGAACTGGTTGATCGTGGCCCCCGTCGTGGCCCTGGCCGGCGCCTGGTTCATCGGCCGGCTGGCAAGCGCCGCACGCGCCCTGCCCGAGACCCGGTTCACGGTCGCCGGCCTCGCCATCCTCGCGACCGTCGCCGGACTCGCCGGCCTCGACAAGGCCCGGTTCGTCCATGCCACGGTGTACGACGTGAACGTCCCCCTGACGTCCGCGGAAGCGGCCCGCACGGCGGGCAGGCCCAAACCGCTCAGGGGAAGGACCTTCATCTCCGAACTGCCGCTCGGGATCCAGGATTTCGACCCCCGGATCTGGGACGGGAACTACGTCTCCACGCTGATCCGCACGGAGAACATCGCGGCCGAGTCCGCGTACGAGTGGCAAGCCGCGGACGTCCTGCTGTTCCCGGCTTCGCGCCTCGCGCCCGGCCAGGACTCCGTCTACCGGGAACTGACCGCGGAACGGCCCGGCGCCACCGTCCAGCGCTTCGAACCGAGTCTGTTCCGGCTGCGCGGAGAGCCCGTAGTCCTTGTCCGCCATTCCTTCGCTGCGGTCGAACCGCCCGCAGCCGCTGGCTTCTCCGCAGCGGGCGAAGGGCTCTACGACATCGACCCGGCCGCTCTCCACCCGCAAGCCGGCACCGCCGAAGCAGCCCGACACCTCGTATCGCTGGAGATCGCTGTGCGCACACCCACCCGGGACGACGTACGGATCTCGATCGAAGTCGCCGGCGATTCAATGCCCTGCCGGCACACCCAGAGAGGCAGGGAACGACGCCGCTGCCTGACGCCGCGCTTTGAACCGCCGCGGTCACCGGTCCGAATCCTGGTCGAGCCGACGCGCGAGGTCATCGACGTCACCAGGTTCTACTGGCGGCGGCCTGGCTAG
- a CDS encoding aminotransferase class IV, with product MLQKADPRNRDLLVNINGELIHRDQAGISPFDSAVQGGDAVWEGLRLYDGRIFKLEQHLDRLRHSALALAFAEIPSHQEIIDEIRRTLEANGMRDNVHIRLTLTRGVKITSGMDPRLNTAGPTLIVLAEHKAPVYGSQPIRLMTSSIRRFPPDCMDPKIHHNNLIQSIMAKIEANAAGADDALMLDRQGFVAETNATHVFLVRGGVVVTSRCHACPEGVTRSTVLDLCRENGIPHEVTDYTQAELYRADEAFCTGTMGELVAVTDVDGRPIGGSERPVLERLQGLFRELTAVSGYPILR from the coding sequence ATGCTGCAGAAGGCCGACCCCAGGAACCGGGACCTGCTCGTCAACATCAACGGCGAGCTGATCCACCGTGACCAGGCGGGCATCAGCCCGTTCGATTCCGCCGTCCAGGGCGGCGACGCCGTCTGGGAGGGGCTTCGCCTGTACGACGGCCGCATCTTCAAGCTCGAGCAGCACCTGGACCGCCTCCGCCACTCGGCGCTGGCTCTGGCCTTCGCGGAGATCCCGTCACACCAGGAGATCATCGACGAGATCCGCCGCACCCTGGAGGCGAACGGGATGCGGGACAACGTCCACATCCGCCTGACCCTGACCCGCGGCGTCAAGATCACTTCCGGCATGGACCCGCGGCTCAACACCGCCGGCCCCACCCTGATCGTCCTCGCCGAGCACAAGGCGCCGGTGTACGGCTCGCAGCCGATCCGGCTGATGACCTCGTCGATCCGCCGCTTTCCGCCCGACTGCATGGATCCGAAGATCCACCACAACAACCTGATCCAGTCCATCATGGCCAAGATCGAGGCGAACGCCGCCGGCGCCGACGACGCCCTGATGCTCGACCGCCAGGGATTCGTCGCGGAAACGAACGCGACCCACGTCTTCCTGGTGCGCGGCGGCGTCGTGGTGACCAGCCGCTGCCACGCCTGCCCGGAGGGAGTGACCCGGTCGACGGTACTCGACCTCTGCCGGGAGAACGGCATCCCCCATGAGGTGACCGACTACACACAGGCCGAGCTCTACCGCGCCGACGAGGCGTTCTGCACCGGCACGATGGGCGAACTCGTGGCGGTCACGGACGTCGATGGCCGTCCGATCGGCGGTAGCGAGCGGCCGGTGCTAGAACGGCTGCAGGGCCTGTTCCGCGAGCTGACCGCCGTGAGCGGTTACCCCATCCTGCGTTGA
- a CDS encoding HAD family hydrolase — translation MSGKQQVLRIAMWSGPRNISTAMLRAWGNRDDTFVCDEPLYANYLLEHGLDHPGREEILAHHDSDLDRVTKWLTADAPEGRPVFYQKHMAHHLLPETDRSWVAKLTNVFLIRDPAEMLTSLIHILPRPKLPDTGLPQQRELFDLECGRLGRAPAVVDSADVLRNPRAGLQSLCSAVGAEFDEEMMSWPAGRRETDGIWAPHWYGAVEKSTGFAPYRPKNEPVPEFLDDVLAECQNHYDHLAAHRLRF, via the coding sequence ATGTCGGGCAAACAACAGGTGCTGAGGATCGCGATGTGGTCCGGCCCCCGGAACATCTCCACCGCGATGCTGCGCGCCTGGGGAAACCGCGACGACACCTTCGTATGCGACGAGCCCCTCTACGCGAACTACTTGCTGGAGCACGGTCTCGATCATCCCGGCCGGGAGGAGATCCTGGCCCACCACGACAGCGACCTGGACCGGGTCACGAAGTGGCTGACCGCGGACGCGCCGGAAGGCCGGCCGGTCTTCTACCAAAAGCACATGGCGCATCACCTTCTGCCGGAAACGGACCGGTCCTGGGTGGCGAAGCTCACCAACGTCTTCCTGATCCGCGACCCGGCGGAGATGCTGACGTCGCTGATCCACATTCTCCCGCGGCCGAAGCTGCCCGATACCGGCTTGCCCCAGCAGCGGGAGCTCTTCGACCTGGAATGCGGGCGGCTCGGCCGGGCCCCGGCGGTGGTCGACTCGGCCGACGTGCTGCGGAACCCCCGCGCGGGCCTCCAGAGCCTGTGCAGCGCGGTCGGCGCGGAGTTCGACGAGGAGATGATGAGCTGGCCGGCCGGCCGCCGTGAGACGGACGGCATCTGGGCGCCGCACTGGTACGGTGCGGTCGAGAAGAGCACGGGCTTCGCGCCCTACCGGCCCAAGAACGAGCCGGTCCCGGAGTTCCTGGACGACGTGCTCGCAGAGTGCCAAAACCACTACGATCACCTCGCCGCGCATCGTCTCCGCTTCTGA
- a CDS encoding phytanoyl-CoA dioxygenase family protein: MNRTDRERFEATGLVKLPGLLPDQMTAPVLRLVYRKLEQAGMRRKDAWCIESMAHIPSRRQSKKLLEELRHEHLLADLATPELEAEVESAAGGATRPMMKWPQLLFTLPEQGAWSLPHDIWHVDLPKLPNRRTVPGVQTFVLLDTVEAGGGGTVAVQGGHRLLYDIPWLGSRQIADRLRREPYFRELLSKQAGDRRRFLRETVRYDGTDLRVVEMTGERGDVYLMDMRLLHAAAPNVSARPRIMWTQRFLTEATHNDMTAVFAQMRSRYGATAAAAAP; the protein is encoded by the coding sequence ATGAACCGGACCGATCGCGAACGATTCGAGGCCACGGGGTTGGTCAAGCTGCCCGGGTTGCTCCCAGACCAGATGACCGCTCCCGTGCTGAGGCTGGTCTATCGGAAGCTGGAACAGGCAGGCATGCGCCGCAAGGACGCCTGGTGCATCGAGAGCATGGCCCACATTCCTTCCCGCCGCCAGAGCAAGAAGCTGCTGGAGGAGCTGAGGCACGAGCACCTGCTGGCCGACCTGGCCACGCCGGAGCTGGAGGCCGAAGTCGAGTCGGCGGCCGGGGGAGCGACCAGACCGATGATGAAGTGGCCGCAGCTTCTCTTTACCTTGCCGGAACAGGGCGCCTGGTCCCTTCCGCACGACATCTGGCATGTCGACCTGCCCAAACTGCCGAACCGCCGGACCGTCCCCGGCGTGCAGACATTCGTCCTGCTCGACACGGTCGAGGCGGGCGGCGGCGGCACGGTCGCCGTCCAGGGCGGTCACCGGCTCCTGTACGACATTCCGTGGCTTGGTTCCCGGCAGATCGCGGACCGCCTGCGGCGCGAGCCTTACTTCCGCGAACTCCTGTCGAAGCAGGCCGGCGACCGCCGTCGATTCCTGCGCGAGACCGTCCGGTACGACGGCACCGACCTGCGGGTCGTCGAAATGACCGGGGAGCGAGGCGACGTGTACCTGATGGACATGCGCCTGTTGCACGCAGCGGCGCCAAACGTCTCCGCCCGACCGCGGATCATGTGGACCCAGCGGTTCCTGACCGAAGCGACCCACAACGACATGACCGCCGTGTTCGCACAGATGCGGTCGCGCTACGGAGCGACCGCCGCCGCAGCGGCACCCTGA
- a CDS encoding phosphotransferase — MSRRAEFEAEHPEVHVLSADQAGRVDLVMGAVGWLGDEEQVTTCASLGGESSTVMRVELQELRGGWRTAVLKQSLPWLRRDESVAMPADRWRGEHAFYSAVARVPEAAARMPRLMAANEARSLLLLEDFRGASNLTSLYGGGSLARGAAEVLGAFLRALRCGTRGERDAEFAHGGMKALSHRLLFKAPFDSPGQGGNGFGPDGPAPAGDALDAFEPGLGEAAATLRSDRTFREALAELGSRFLDSGACLVHGAFHPANWLLLPNGDVRVVDPQYSSPGDPEFDLGTALAHLLLARQPVEVVATFLSAATGAEEAGREGPADTEEVEAGVDRPLVARYAGAEIVRRLLGGAQLPLEGEGGFRRGLLETARTAVLSGHLEVLET, encoded by the coding sequence ATGAGCCGGCGGGCCGAGTTCGAGGCTGAGCACCCGGAAGTTCACGTCCTGTCGGCCGACCAGGCGGGGCGTGTGGACCTGGTGATGGGCGCGGTCGGCTGGTTGGGCGACGAGGAACAGGTCACGACCTGCGCCTCCCTGGGCGGCGAATCGAGCACCGTGATGCGGGTCGAACTCCAGGAACTGCGCGGGGGCTGGCGCACTGCGGTGCTGAAGCAGTCGCTGCCGTGGCTGCGGCGAGACGAGTCGGTCGCCATGCCGGCCGACCGCTGGCGCGGCGAGCACGCGTTCTATTCAGCGGTAGCGCGAGTACCCGAGGCCGCCGCCCGCATGCCGCGGCTGATGGCCGCCAACGAAGCGAGGTCCTTGTTGCTGCTCGAGGACTTCCGCGGCGCTTCGAACCTCACGTCGCTCTACGGTGGCGGTTCGCTCGCCAGGGGAGCCGCGGAGGTTCTTGGGGCGTTCCTTCGGGCGCTGCGCTGCGGCACGCGCGGAGAGCGGGATGCGGAGTTCGCGCACGGCGGCATGAAGGCGCTGAGCCACCGCCTGCTGTTCAAGGCGCCGTTCGACTCGCCCGGGCAAGGCGGCAACGGCTTTGGCCCTGACGGTCCCGCGCCGGCCGGCGACGCCCTTGACGCGTTCGAACCCGGGCTGGGCGAGGCGGCGGCGACCCTGCGGTCGGATCGCACCTTCAGAGAGGCCCTCGCCGAGTTGGGAAGCCGCTTCCTCGACTCTGGCGCCTGCCTGGTTCATGGCGCGTTTCATCCCGCCAATTGGCTGCTGTTGCCGAACGGCGACGTCCGTGTGGTGGACCCGCAGTACAGCAGCCCGGGCGACCCGGAGTTCGATCTCGGCACCGCGCTCGCCCACCTGCTGCTCGCCCGGCAGCCTGTGGAAGTCGTCGCGACGTTCCTGTCGGCGGCCACCGGTGCTGAGGAGGCAGGCCGGGAAGGCCCGGCGGACACCGAAGAGGTCGAAGCCGGCGTCGACCGGCCCCTCGTGGCCCGCTACGCGGGAGCGGAGATCGTCCGCCGATTGCTCGGGGGCGCCCAACTGCCGCTCGAGGGGGAAGGCGGCTTTCGCCGTGGTCTGCTGGAGACGGCTCGAACGGCGGTCCTCTCGGGCCACCTGGAGGTACTGGAGACATGA
- a CDS encoding M24 family metallopeptidase: MKRSHVRRLIAALGLVTLVAAPVAAQGTDFEQGRVLHGPGHVLPYRDRAEPFNRMLEERLDTLLPRLMRETGIDMWLVINREYNEDPVFFSLVPRPVFAARRTTMLVFYDRGPDNGGVERLTVNRYPYDALYESAWEGGDLEEQWRGLGEVIAARDPKRIGVNVSRHWPVADGLSAALHERLMEVLTPGLKERVTSAEELVVRWIETRSPLQMEAYPQIVSIARGVIAEAFSERVITPGATTTDDVVWHMAQRFEDLGLDIWFLPSVNAQRRAAGEDSGCGVDEPFCGGSGDFVIQRGDVLHTDVGICYLGLCTDTQEMGYVLRLGEREAPAELQRALAAGNRWQDILTGEFRTGRSGNEILAATISLATDEGLRSSTYTHPLGVFGHAPGPTIGMWDNQGPTPIRGDWPLYPDTAYAIEGNVKVELGMWGGQDVQIKLEQSAVYDGEQVLYLAGRQTAWHLVR; this comes from the coding sequence ATGAAGCGATCTCACGTGCGCCGGCTGATCGCGGCGCTCGGTCTGGTCACACTCGTTGCAGCGCCCGTCGCTGCCCAAGGCACGGACTTCGAACAGGGCCGCGTGCTCCACGGTCCGGGCCACGTGCTTCCGTACCGGGACCGGGCGGAGCCCTTCAACCGCATGCTCGAGGAACGGCTCGACACGCTGCTGCCGCGGCTGATGCGGGAAACCGGGATCGACATGTGGCTCGTCATCAACCGGGAGTACAACGAAGATCCGGTGTTCTTCAGCCTGGTGCCGCGGCCGGTGTTCGCGGCCCGCCGCACGACGATGCTCGTGTTCTACGACCGCGGGCCGGACAACGGCGGCGTCGAGCGCCTGACGGTCAACCGCTATCCGTACGACGCGTTGTACGAGTCGGCCTGGGAGGGTGGCGACCTCGAGGAACAGTGGCGGGGACTGGGCGAAGTCATCGCGGCGCGCGACCCGAAGCGGATCGGCGTCAACGTCTCGCGCCACTGGCCGGTCGCCGACGGTCTCTCGGCCGCGCTCCACGAACGGCTGATGGAGGTGCTGACGCCCGGACTCAAGGAACGGGTGACCAGCGCCGAGGAACTTGTCGTGCGCTGGATCGAGACCCGCAGCCCGCTGCAGATGGAGGCATATCCGCAGATCGTCTCAATCGCCCGCGGCGTGATCGCGGAGGCGTTCTCGGAGCGCGTGATCACTCCCGGTGCCACGACGACGGACGATGTTGTCTGGCACATGGCCCAGCGCTTCGAGGATCTCGGGCTGGACATCTGGTTTCTGCCCTCCGTCAACGCGCAACGCCGGGCTGCGGGCGAAGACAGCGGCTGCGGCGTCGACGAGCCCTTCTGCGGTGGCAGCGGCGATTTCGTCATCCAGCGCGGCGACGTGCTGCACACGGACGTGGGCATCTGCTACCTCGGTCTCTGCACCGACACCCAGGAGATGGGCTACGTGCTGCGCCTGGGCGAGCGCGAGGCGCCGGCTGAACTTCAGAGAGCGCTGGCGGCGGGCAACCGCTGGCAGGACATCCTGACCGGCGAGTTCAGAACCGGCCGCAGCGGCAACGAGATCCTGGCTGCCACGATCTCGCTGGCCACGGACGAGGGCCTGCGTTCCAGCACCTACACGCACCCGCTCGGCGTGTTCGGCCACGCTCCGGGGCCGACGATCGGCATGTGGGACAACCAGGGACCGACGCCGATTCGCGGGGACTGGCCGCTCTACCCGGACACCGCCTACGCGATCGAGGGCAACGTGAAGGTCGAACTCGGGATGTGGGGCGGCCAGGATGTCCAGATCAAGTTGGAACAGAGCGCGGTCTACGACGGCGAGCAGGTCCTCTACCTGGCGGGCCGCCAGACCGCGTGGCACCTGGTCCGCTGA
- a CDS encoding sugar phosphate isomerase/epimerase: protein MKTPKIDRRRFLEAGAVLGAAAVTGCMDGDPAPEGDDVAAAATAEPLYRISLAEWSYFRELFGPGLSALGDGSFRDDPSVLYQGELDHLDFPARARSHGIEAVEYVNTFFFDRARDEEYLAELRTRCDGEGVTSLLIMCDAEGDIGAPDTAARAQSVENHHKWVEAAAFLGCHSVRVNAASAGSFEEQQKLAADGLRQLCEYADGYDIDVLVENHGYLSSNGQWLAGTIAMVDHSRVGTLPDFGNFRTSYEPEEWYDRYQGVAELMPYARAVSAKSYDFDEDGNETATDYERMMRIVLDAGYRGWVGIEFEGRMAADEGIVKTKELLERLRDDLAPEYG from the coding sequence ATGAAGACACCGAAGATCGACCGTAGACGTTTCCTTGAAGCTGGCGCCGTGCTGGGCGCCGCGGCCGTGACAGGCTGCATGGACGGCGACCCGGCCCCCGAAGGCGACGACGTTGCCGCCGCGGCAACGGCCGAGCCGCTCTACCGCATCTCCCTGGCGGAGTGGTCCTATTTCCGCGAGCTGTTCGGGCCGGGCCTGAGCGCGTTGGGCGACGGCTCCTTCCGGGACGACCCGAGCGTGCTCTACCAGGGTGAGCTCGACCACCTGGACTTCCCGGCGCGCGCCCGCAGTCACGGGATCGAGGCGGTCGAGTACGTCAACACGTTCTTCTTCGACCGCGCGCGCGACGAGGAGTACCTGGCGGAACTCAGGACGAGGTGCGACGGCGAAGGGGTGACCAGCCTGCTCATCATGTGCGACGCGGAGGGTGACATCGGCGCTCCGGATACGGCGGCACGCGCGCAGTCGGTGGAGAACCACCACAAGTGGGTCGAGGCGGCGGCCTTCCTCGGCTGCCATTCGGTGCGGGTCAACGCCGCCAGCGCGGGTTCCTTCGAGGAGCAGCAGAAACTGGCCGCGGACGGACTCCGTCAGTTGTGCGAGTACGCCGACGGCTACGACATTGACGTCCTGGTCGAGAACCACGGCTATCTCTCCAGCAACGGCCAATGGCTGGCCGGTACGATCGCGATGGTCGACCATTCGCGGGTCGGCACGTTGCCCGATTTCGGCAACTTCCGGACTTCTTACGAGCCGGAGGAGTGGTACGACCGCTACCAGGGCGTCGCCGAACTGATGCCCTACGCCCGTGCGGTCAGCGCCAAGAGCTACGACTTCGACGAGGACGGCAATGAGACCGCGACCGACTACGAGCGGATGATGCGGATCGTTCTCGACGCGGGCTACCGCGGCTGGGTCGGCATCGAGTTCGAGGGCCGGATGGCCGCCGACGAAGGGATCGTCAAGACGAAGGAGCTGCTCGAGCGCCTGCGCGACGATCTCGCGCCCGAGTACGGCTGA